In a genomic window of Pedobacter sp. KBS0701:
- a CDS encoding DUF4998 domain-containing protein, translated as MTTKHINSILMVFMIIAVFCGCSKDALDYRKYLDGKERIYPGFPGKVAAAPGNYRVKLNWKASPDPSVTRYKIFWNNSADSLEMVAPDRAITDVSVIISKLVEYNYSFTIYSYDKAGNKSVPVQISNVKVYGDSYKSSLTNRFLVSADPYQLDDSGITLNFEKPDTINIATEIRYTYKDGTIHKSSLSPDQNSIRLADYKTGTKIYFRSAYVPVKSAIDTFYTADYDSLSNIMVPVDKSLFRPLKLANDVGTYSGETSLSKLWNGNKAPTGYPDIFHSDDKSPLPHHFTFDMGKAIANLAQFEIIGRDCCNNPTKFEIWGIADLTGAETQSPGNSAGWTAESKGRGWTLIKTVERSDDGSAPFKVTLPDGLPAMRYIRIRVIEVASGDAYYSNISEISFWNK; from the coding sequence ATGACAACTAAACATATCAATAGCATTTTAATGGTTTTTATGATCATTGCAGTGTTTTGTGGCTGTAGTAAGGATGCCCTTGATTACAGAAAATATCTCGATGGAAAAGAACGGATATATCCCGGCTTCCCGGGTAAGGTTGCGGCAGCACCAGGCAACTATAGGGTAAAACTGAACTGGAAGGCCAGTCCCGATCCGAGTGTAACCCGTTACAAGATATTCTGGAATAATTCAGCAGATTCACTGGAAATGGTGGCGCCCGACCGGGCCATTACTGATGTATCGGTAATCATTTCTAAACTTGTAGAGTATAATTATTCCTTTACTATTTATTCTTACGATAAGGCTGGAAATAAATCCGTCCCGGTTCAGATCAGCAACGTAAAGGTTTATGGTGATAGCTACAAATCGAGTCTCACCAACAGATTTCTGGTTTCTGCTGATCCTTATCAGCTGGACGACAGCGGCATCACGCTCAACTTTGAAAAACCTGATACCATTAACATTGCGACCGAAATACGCTATACTTATAAAGATGGTACCATTCATAAAAGCTCGCTAAGTCCTGATCAAAATTCGATCAGGCTTGCCGACTATAAAACCGGAACGAAGATTTATTTCAGGTCGGCATACGTGCCGGTAAAATCGGCGATTGATACCTTTTATACGGCAGATTACGACTCTTTGAGCAATATTATGGTGCCCGTTGATAAATCGTTATTCCGCCCACTTAAACTGGCCAATGATGTAGGTACTTATTCGGGTGAAACTTCTTTGTCTAAACTCTGGAATGGCAACAAGGCCCCAACCGGATATCCTGACATTTTCCATAGTGATGATAAGTCACCGCTTCCACATCACTTCACTTTTGATATGGGGAAAGCGATCGCAAACCTTGCTCAATTCGAAATCATCGGGCGCGACTGTTGTAATAACCCTACCAAATTTGAAATCTGGGGAATAGCCGACCTTACCGGTGCAGAAACACAGTCGCCAGGCAATTCGGCGGGGTGGACAGCAGAATCGAAAGGAAGAGGATGGACGCTGATTAAAACGGTGGAGCGTTCGGATGATGGATCGGCACCATTTAAAGTTACCCTACCCGATGGACTGCCAGCAATGCGGTATATCCGGATTCGGGTAATTGAAGTGGCCAGTGGCGATGCCTATTACAGCAATATTAGTGAAATATCCTTCTGGAATAAATAG
- a CDS encoding RluA family pseudouridine synthase, whose translation MENVVELQESEEQELYEHLKIIVDKGQSLLRIDKFLMVRVENASRNRIQNAIDAGNVLVNQKQIKASYKVKPYDEISIVLPHPPRDTEVYPEDLPLDIIYEDSDLLVVNKAAGMVVHPGFNNYTGTLVNALAFHFEQLPQLPGNDGRPGLVHRIDKDTSGLLLISKNEKSITHLARQFFDHSITRKYIALVWGDIENDGTVTGYIGRSVKDRRVMDIYDDEEKGKWSVTHYKVLKRLGYVTLISCELETGRTHQIRAHMQHIGHPLFNDAMYGGDKILKGTTFNKYKQFVDNCFELLPRQALHAQSLGFIHPTTKEYMYFESPLPPDFKAGLNKWENYIATS comes from the coding sequence ATGGAAAATGTGGTCGAATTGCAGGAGTCAGAAGAGCAGGAATTATATGAACATTTAAAAATTATTGTCGATAAGGGGCAGTCTTTGCTACGTATCGATAAATTTTTGATGGTGCGCGTAGAAAATGCTTCCCGAAACCGTATTCAGAATGCAATTGATGCAGGCAACGTACTGGTTAACCAGAAACAGATAAAAGCGAGTTATAAGGTTAAACCTTATGATGAAATATCTATCGTTTTACCACACCCACCGCGCGATACCGAAGTTTATCCCGAAGATTTACCATTGGATATCATTTACGAGGATAGCGATCTTTTGGTTGTAAATAAAGCTGCCGGTATGGTTGTACACCCGGGTTTTAATAACTATACCGGAACTTTGGTTAATGCTTTGGCATTCCATTTTGAGCAACTGCCTCAACTGCCAGGCAATGATGGCCGTCCGGGCCTGGTACACCGGATTGATAAGGATACCTCGGGTTTATTGCTGATCAGTAAAAATGAAAAGTCGATTACACACCTTGCGCGTCAGTTTTTTGATCACAGTATTACCCGTAAATATATTGCATTGGTTTGGGGCGATATCGAAAACGATGGAACGGTAACCGGTTACATTGGCAGAAGTGTGAAAGATCGTCGGGTGATGGATATTTACGATGATGAAGAAAAAGGAAAATGGTCTGTAACGCATTATAAAGTGCTAAAGCGTTTAGGGTATGTTACTTTAATCAGTTGTGAGCTCGAAACCGGCCGCACACACCAGATCAGGGCACACATGCAGCACATTGGTCATCCGCTTTTTAACGATGCAATGTATGGTGGCGATAAGATTTTAAAAGGCACAACGTTTAATAAGTACAAACAGTTTGTGGATAACTGTTTCGAATTGTTGCCACGTCAGGCTTTACATGCGCAGAGTTTAGGTTTCATTCATCCCACCACAAAAGAATATATGTACTTCGAATCGCCATTGCCACCCGATTTTAAAGCTGGCTTAAACAAATGGGAAAATTATATTGCTACATCATAA
- a CDS encoding DUF6588 family protein: MKKCCALKMLCAIFLLGMAQKASAQQDVGGLFVGGPADATKLVNAYFDPLYKGLGLGLTDGWSNTAQSKGFLKFDVRLSASGAFVPQSARSYDVNTLGLSNIKPAPGASSTGPTAFGDDREGGKMEVYTSNGIPTGKFFNLPQGVGFHIVPSAQIQATLGLPKNIDVTLRAMPKIKLGSDLGSLSMIGFGAKVELLPLFMGSTTEKLVPVDIAIAGGFTQYKYNLDLDIDNTGNSDQRIDAKFNGVNFDAIVSKKILFFTPFASVGYQTSNTNLKALGTYRFATSATTSATYVDPISVKQTDIDSVRASLGFQLKFGFFKFYGSYTQAKYSMVNAGFGFGIGK; this comes from the coding sequence ATGAAAAAATGTTGCGCTTTAAAGATGTTATGTGCCATATTTTTATTGGGAATGGCTCAAAAAGCAAGTGCTCAACAAGATGTTGGAGGCTTGTTTGTAGGCGGACCGGCCGATGCAACCAAATTGGTTAATGCCTATTTCGATCCTTTATACAAAGGTTTAGGCCTGGGCTTAACGGATGGATGGTCGAACACTGCCCAATCAAAAGGTTTTTTAAAATTCGATGTGAGGCTTTCGGCCTCCGGGGCTTTTGTTCCTCAATCGGCCAGAAGTTACGATGTAAATACATTGGGTTTAAGCAATATTAAACCTGCTCCTGGTGCTTCCTCAACAGGCCCTACTGCTTTTGGAGATGATCGCGAAGGGGGTAAAATGGAAGTGTACACCAGCAACGGTATCCCTACAGGCAAATTTTTCAACCTACCACAGGGCGTGGGTTTCCATATAGTACCTTCGGCACAGATACAGGCTACGCTGGGTTTGCCAAAAAATATCGATGTTACTTTAAGGGCCATGCCTAAAATAAAATTAGGTAGCGACTTAGGAAGTTTATCAATGATCGGTTTTGGTGCAAAAGTTGAACTTTTACCTTTGTTTATGGGATCAACAACGGAGAAACTGGTTCCGGTAGATATTGCGATAGCAGGTGGTTTTACCCAATATAAATATAATCTAGATCTGGATATCGATAATACTGGAAATTCAGATCAACGTATCGACGCCAAATTTAACGGTGTAAATTTTGATGCTATTGTTTCTAAAAAAATATTGTTTTTTACTCCATTTGCCAGTGTAGGCTACCAAACTTCTAATACTAATTTGAAAGCATTGGGCACTTATCGTTTTGCTACCAGTGCAACTACTTCAGCAACTTATGTTGACCCAATTTCGGTTAAACAGACCGATATTGATAGTGTGAGGGCAAGTTTAGGCTTTCAGCTGAAATTTGGTTTCTTTAAGTTTTATGGTTCGTATACACAGGCGAAATACAGCATGGTTAATGCAGGTTTTGGTTTCGGTATTGGTAAATAA
- a CDS encoding 1-aminocyclopropane-1-carboxylate deaminase/D-cysteine desulfhydrase — MFEEIYSPVQKITFAPFNHLFVKRDDLIDPYISGNKWRKLKYILAKAEEEKKTHLVTFGGAYSNHLVATAAAASRSALKSTAFVRGEKVKNEMLLLCGLFGMELIFVDRESYRDKQKLFKQHFADDEQSYFIDEGGASPEATIGCAEIIGELTETYDHIFCAAGTGTTAAGLLKGIQQHQLNMKLHVIPVLKGGFIEDEIVQHTPLSDHLNLHLDYHFGGYAKTNPELINFIKTFTAQTGLLLDPVYTAKMFYAIVDLQKRGIIGKDEKILAIHTGGLMGLFGMKDKF; from the coding sequence GTGTTCGAAGAAATATATAGCCCGGTACAAAAAATAACATTTGCGCCTTTTAACCATCTTTTTGTAAAGCGTGATGACCTGATTGACCCCTATATTTCGGGTAATAAATGGCGCAAACTTAAATACATTTTAGCGAAGGCTGAGGAGGAAAAAAAAACACATCTGGTTACCTTTGGAGGGGCTTATTCCAATCACCTGGTAGCTACAGCCGCTGCTGCATCGCGTTCGGCACTTAAATCAACCGCTTTTGTACGTGGAGAAAAAGTAAAAAACGAGATGTTATTATTGTGCGGTTTATTTGGCATGGAACTCATTTTTGTTGATCGCGAAAGTTATCGCGACAAACAAAAATTGTTTAAACAGCATTTTGCTGACGATGAACAAAGCTATTTTATTGATGAAGGTGGTGCTTCGCCTGAAGCTACCATAGGCTGTGCAGAAATTATCGGTGAGTTAACCGAAACTTACGATCATATTTTCTGTGCTGCCGGAACGGGAACCACAGCTGCAGGTTTATTGAAAGGAATTCAGCAACATCAATTAAACATGAAACTCCACGTTATCCCCGTGCTAAAAGGCGGTTTTATTGAGGATGAAATTGTGCAACATACGCCTCTTTCTGATCATTTAAATCTCCACCTGGATTATCACTTTGGCGGCTATGCTAAAACTAACCCCGAATTGATCAATTTTATTAAAACTTTTACTGCCCAAACCGGCCTACTCTTAGATCCTGTTTACACGGCAAAGATGTTTTATGCCATCGTCGATTTACAGAAACGAGGAATTATCGGTAAGGATGAAAAAATCCTTGCCATCCATACCGGGGGATTGATGGGCCTTTTTGGCATGAAGGATAAGTTTTAA
- a CDS encoding aminotransferase class IV yields the protein MLQEYLLFNDEFQAVDDPILTASNRSFKFGDGLFESMRMINNKLQFADLHADRLTAGMKALKIDGHALMDDYFLRQKTADLAKRNKWNGNVRFRLSVYRGGAGVYTPEINKAGYILEGIPLKTSAYELNSKGLIIDVFDEMTKPVNKLSNFKTANALLYVMAGLFKSQNRLDEAMILNQYGFLCESISANVFVVYRKQIYTPSLAEGCISGVMRTAIMQLCKMNDMPLIEAQINPEILKEAEEVFITNATQGIQWVMGYGRKRYFNEVSKFLIEKLNAL from the coding sequence ATGCTTCAGGAGTACCTCTTATTTAATGATGAATTTCAGGCGGTAGATGACCCGATTTTAACAGCTTCGAACAGAAGTTTCAAATTTGGCGATGGACTGTTCGAAAGCATGCGAATGATTAATAATAAGCTGCAATTTGCCGATTTACATGCCGATAGATTAACAGCTGGCATGAAAGCGCTTAAAATTGATGGTCATGCTTTAATGGATGATTATTTTCTGCGTCAAAAAACCGCCGATCTGGCAAAACGCAACAAATGGAACGGTAACGTCCGTTTCCGCCTTTCTGTTTACAGAGGAGGAGCAGGAGTTTATACGCCCGAAATAAATAAAGCCGGTTATATTTTGGAGGGTATTCCTTTAAAAACATCTGCATATGAGTTAAACAGTAAAGGTTTGATCATAGATGTTTTTGATGAAATGACTAAACCAGTTAATAAACTCTCGAATTTTAAAACTGCCAATGCCCTGCTTTATGTTATGGCCGGACTTTTTAAAAGTCAAAACCGCCTGGATGAGGCCATGATCCTGAACCAATATGGCTTTCTTTGCGAAAGCATCAGTGCCAATGTTTTTGTCGTATACCGCAAACAGATTTATACGCCCTCACTTGCTGAAGGTTGCATAAGTGGTGTAATGCGTACAGCTATCATGCAGTTGTGCAAAATGAACGATATGCCTTTAATTGAGGCACAAATCAACCCCGAAATATTAAAAGAAGCCGAAGAAGTTTTTATCACTAATGCTACACAAGGCATACAATGGGTAATGGGCTATGGCAGGAAACGTTATTTTAATGAGGTATCGAAGTTTTTGATTGAGAAATTAAACGCTTTGTAA